A genomic stretch from Phaeodactylum tricornutum CCAP 1055/1 chromosome 22, whole genome shotgun sequence includes:
- a CDS encoding predicted protein, which translates to MTDWQSLDQSSLNVRVDPSTASSPSTDLLASKNDGLATKASSSSKMDAGKPPTAVAAGGSGAANETVGCEFSMERNPPWNGGQPAVEDSNGKIIDALQEDVGDSTFSPSPQLSKGNRGQHVLYISTFAVFGTVIRVFTGRLFGGDCGNTASTSTSVVADFVEPWASLVCVTANGKTDQTGGALFTDLPANMLGSFLIGVLSLMGTHRNRTNHPLPWFRADHPLQRHTAFHVALVTGLCGCLTTFASWNTQMVVMLDGTDTVLGSQPVPALFGYLIGISTAATSFLSGRHCNMLLRSRHRESLSSTRNDIPAVDTELGQPVLERPPPPSSRAPVQPCWLTRLLGIRVAPFLVVTVLIGAFVVGDVVYQVPFYRKMWISIALTPLGALLRWRLSRWNSKIVWNRLAWVPWGTLVANLLAAVLSAAAEAIGERYYKNDAWTFTIWKGVGAGFAGSLSTVSTMVKEMFAMDSPARAYFYATVTVIAAALLSLAVYSPIIRS; encoded by the exons ATGACGGATTGGCAGAGTCTCGACCAATCGTCGTTGAACGTACGGGTTGATCCTTCAACAGCGTCATCCCCATCCACCGACCTTCTTGCGTCCAAAAATGATGGCTTGGCGACAAAAGCTTCGTCATCTTCTAAAATGGACGCCGGTAAGCCTCctactgctgttgctgctggtgGTAGTGGAGCGGCCAACGAAACAGTGGGCTGTGAGTTTTCGATGGAACGCAATCCCCCTTGGAATGGCGGCCAACCCGCTGTAGAAGACTCCAACGGCAAAATCATTGACGCTCTCCAGGAAGATGTGGGTGACTCCACCTTTTCTCCAAGCCCACAACTATCCAAAGGCAATCGCGGACAGCACGTTTTATACATTTCTACGTTTGCCGTATTTGGCACCGTTATTCGTGTCTTTACGGGTCGTCTGTTTGGAGGGGATTGTGGAAACACAGCCAGCACGTCCACGTCGGTCGTAGCCGACTTTGTCGAACCGTGGGCGTCTCTTGTGTGCGTCACGGCCAATGGCAAGACAGACCAGACCGGAGGGGCTTTGTTTACCGATTTGCCAGCCAACATGCTCGGTTCGTTCCTGATTGGTGTGCTGTCTTTGATGGGAACTCATCGCAATAGGACGAATCATCCGTTACCATGGTTTCGCGCCGATCATCCCTTACAGCGGCATACCGCCTTTCACGTGGCCCTAGTGACCGGATTGTGTGGATGTTTGACAACCT TTGCTTCGTGGAATACACAAATGGTTGTCATGCTGGACGGTACCGATACGGTTTTAGGGTCACAGCCGGTACCGGCTTTGTTTGGGTACCTAATTGGTATCTCCACCGCCGCGACTAGTTTTCTTTCCGGGCGTCACTGCAATATGTTGCTACGCTCCCGGCATCGGGAGTCTTTGAGTTCTACTCGCAACGACATTCCCGCGGTGGATACCGAGCTGGGACAACCGGTGCTTGAACGTCCGCCACCGCCGTCATCCAGAGCTCCAGTTCAGCCATGTTGGCTCACTCGTCTACTAGGCATACGCGTGGCCCCGTTCTTGGTCGTGACGGTGTTGATTGGTGCCTTCGTCGTTGGTGATGTTGTTTATCAGGTTCCCTTTTACCGCAAAATGTGGATCTCGATCGCGTTGACACCGTTGGGAGCGTTACTGCGGTGGCGCCTTTCTCGTTGGAACTCCAAGATTGTCTGGAATCGACTCGCCTGGGTGCCATGGGGAACGCTCGTCGCGAATCTACTCGCCGCTGTGCTCTCTGCGGCGGCCGAAGCGATCGGCGAACGTTACTACAAGAACGACGCGTGGACGTTCACCATTTGGAAAGGCGTCGGGGCGGGCTTTGCTGGGAGTCTTTCCACTGTCTCTACGATGGTCAAGGAAATGTTCGCCATGGATTCACCGGCGCGTGCGTATTTCTACGCTACGGTCACAGTAATAGCAGCCGCTCTACTGAGTCTCGCCGTTTACAGCCCCATCATTCGGTCGTAG